A stretch of DNA from Triticum dicoccoides isolate Atlit2015 ecotype Zavitan chromosome 2A, WEW_v2.0, whole genome shotgun sequence:
GTATTGTACATACCTCGTGAAACCTGTGTTCGTCGCATAGAAAGCGCGGCAGTCCTGGCAGTACTGAATCCTCTGATCCAGCCTCTCTTGGCACGGTAAGCACAAGCAGATGTGCGGGTCTGGACGATTGAATGGGGACATGCCAACGCGAGCCTGGTTTGGCTGCCTGGTTGCTCTGTGGCAGGCGGGACACAGCGGCGGCGGCCCGCCGCTGGCCAGCATTGGTAATCGTGGCATCCCGCCGGCTCCCACAGGTGGCATTCCCACGAAAGGCAAGCCGAAGCCGGGGATGATCAGGGGAGGAGCTGCTCCTGCCAAGACATCTCAATTTAGTGAATGGCAGAGAATGAAATCCCAACTTACGTACGAGGAGAAACAAAGCTATGGTAGGTCATTACCGGCCGGCGGCACCATGAAAGGCAGCGTGTGGTTCATTATGGAAGGGCCTGCCTTGGGGAGGGTTGCAACGCCGGCACCGGATCCGCCAGCTGCAGGATTTGAGGCATGAGCAACTTATTTCATCTGACGCAATCAGAGAATCCAGAGTATCCCTGTACTGTACTCACCAGTCGTCGGTCCTTGTGTGGCCAGCGTGTAGTCAATCTTCCGTTTCTTGGGCTCCCCTTGCGCCAGTTCGTCCATGAGGTTGCGGACAGCTGACTCGTCCACATCCTCCGGCTCGGGTTCATCCAGTTCCTGCAGGAGCTCCGTCAGCAGGTCCACCTCTCCTATAAGTAAAAAATGAACAACCGGATCTGTCAGACTTGCATGTCCAGAAGGAGAGGAACACATAAGGCGGTGGAAGAACGAGCAAGCAGTCGCCGGGAGCTCACCTTCATCCAGAGCCGGCGCCTGATTGTCACCTCCATCCAAGGCCTCTTCTTCCTGCGGGTCCTCCACGCCTAAGGAAAGGAAACGATGGAACATGCATGAAGGTTCTTGAACAGCACACACATCTCTATCGGGCGTGCAGATGAaccagaagaaagaaagaaagaaaccaaCAGGTTGAGAAACGACGGCGCCTCAGATTGGGAAATTGATTGCTGTCACTCACTTGTGCCAAGCACATCTGCAAATATATGCATCCTCATCGGCGTATGTATTGTACGGTCGCAAGAAACACGATTCACCATCCCGAACGACAAGAGCCGCGGATGAGCTCCGGACGGGAAAAAAAACTCAAGAAAAACACAGAGCAAATGATGGAGCGTACGTACAGGGTTTCGAACAGCATACAGATCTGGAACATGAGCCGCGCGGGTGTGTACGTACGTCGTCTTGCCAGCCGGCCGGTAAAAGAAAGTTGAAACGCAAGAGCACCACATGAGGAGCGAGGGAAACAAGAAGAATAGGTGTGACAGAAAAAACCACAAGATCTCGCACCAAGTGCTCATCGATCAGCCACACGAAGCTGCCTCAGGCACTCGAGCTACGTACGATCTGCGGCCTAATACATCCGGATCCGGCACGCATGCATGCAACGCTGCAAGGAAAATTTTCCAACCGAGCTCCATCTTGCCTTCACCGGCGCATCATCAAGAAACACAAAGGAGAACATCAAGTCCAAGAAAAACAACCCAGCGCAAGAGAAACATCAAACATGGATCAGAACTGACCAACCAAAAAAACTAGATAGAAATCGAAACGAAACGAGATAGCAGATGGAGTTGCTGCGGCGCGCTCGCGTCTACCAAAAGcaaaaaaagaaagtgggagaagcgGTGGAAGAAAACACAGTTAGAGCGAGGAGGGACTGCGCCGGCCGGGAACTCACCTTCACCAACCACGGGCACCGGAGCATCCAGCACGGGAGCATCGTGCACTTCCACCAGCGGCTCCTCCAAACCTGAAAGAAAAAGAGGGGCTTTCAGGAGGGGCTTTCAGGTTGCAGGACAGCAAAGCAATCGAAGAACCAAGGAAAGGAGGGGGCTGTCGTCCGCTGAAACTAACCTGCATCCCCGGCAGGTTCCTCCGGCTGTGCTCCCAGCACCACGGCCGGTGCCGGCGCCGCCGGAGCCACAGCCCCTCCGTCGCCCTGATCGGCCATGGCAAGGGAGGAAAGCTTCGAAGTGGGCGGTGTGCTTGGTGGTAGAAGGGAGGAGAAGCGTTCCGGTCTTGCgcgtggaggtggaggacgacggtGTGCGTGGAGGtataaagaggaggaggaggacggcgtgCGTGCGTCGTCGACCGGCCGTTGCATTCTGCAGCTTTGCCGTACGCAGTATTGTGTCGCGTTGCCGCCGATGGTCCCGGTCAAAAGTTACGAAATGGAATCCTCAAGAACATATCTCATTATTGGCTAGTGATTGGTgcacaaaaaagacaaaaaaattcTTTGCCCTAATTTCTCCCACGATTGGCCTGGCGTGCCACGGAAATGGATGGAAGTGTTGTACTACGCCTGGCATTCCTCGGGCGTGTGGTGCGTGCTTGATGGAACGTGTACCGCGGCCCTCCGGAtggcttttttttttttgcatcttAACCAATATTGGCGTCTGGTTAATGATGGTCATTTGGCCTTTTTTCGAGGGAAAACTTTTAATCTACGAGTATTCATCAACGGTCATGATAGTACAAAGAACACAAAAGGTAAAAATTCTTTCAGGTAcatagaccatctagcgacgactgCAAGCACtgcagcgagccgaaggcgcgccggcgTCATTTCCCTTCATTGGAGCCAGACAAATCTTATTGTAGTAGACAATCGGAAAGTCGTCGTGTTAAGGCCTCATAAGACCAGCGCACCAGTAAAACAACTGCCGCTAATGAAGGGAACGTCTTCTCTCACTGaacgagtatcataagaaacttaaAATAAATCCAACGAAATACGAGCACCAATACCAAATCTAGGACCTAAACCCTAATGAGTTGGTTCCGCCACAAAACACCTAACCACCCGAGGTAGGCTATGTTCGTCACCACGGCTGTTTTGGTAGAAGCACAACTCGTGCGACCAAGTAGTTTGAACATGTTCGTTATATGTAAGTCGAAATATAGAATTCCAGCCAACAGATTTTGGGAGAGAGGAAGAGGCGTAGCTTCGAGGCGGAGAGTAGGGCACCGCTATGAGTGGCAGCTAGGTGGCAGGGGTGCCGGTGAAGTCGAGCTTCGACCACATCAAAGATACGGATAATGCGGCTGGCCGCGGTGTTTCTGGCATacattttttataaaaaatatattaataTCGCGAAGATACCAATTATATCCAGTCTCTGCAACAATGCAATACCTTACTGGCACTacggatgcacaca
This window harbors:
- the LOC119359087 gene encoding uncharacterized protein LOC119359087 translates to MADQGDGGAVAPAAPAPAVVLGAQPEEPAGDAGLEEPLVEVHDAPVLDAPVPVVGEGVEDPQEEEALDGGDNQAPALDEGEVDLLTELLQELDEPEPEDVDESAVRNLMDELAQGEPKKRKIDYTLATQGPTTAGGSGAGVATLPKAGPSIMNHTLPFMVPPAGAAPPLIIPGFGLPFVGMPPVGAGGMPRLPMLASGGPPPLCPACHRATRQPNQARVGMSPFNRPDPHICLCLPCQERLDQRIQYCQDCRAFYATNTGFTR